ATCATGGACTTTGTTGTTTTGGCAGATTCAATTTGACACTGGAAGCAACTTTTCATTTCAAAGATTAAGTGAAAACATGGTAACACTTCTTGTCTCCTTACAGTCCCCTAGTTACATATTTAAGGAATTGTTTGATTTGCTTGActatttaacattattatttgatttttttaaactaatttattttacttatcacttttttttcataGTTTTTATACTATATTCATATTGTAGCTACTCCAATTTTGTTATACATATGTACTTTTAAACCATGATCTAGAATTGCAGCCTGAAGGAACCTCCTAATATATTTTGATCTGCTTTAAAATTGCAATCTtgtataatattttccttcttgcTTGTGGTAACATTCTAGCTTgaatttgcttcaagattactGGTAATTTTGGATCTTCTATGTTTTTGTTTACCTAAATTTTAGCTACATAACtttgaatttttaatgtaatCCTAAATTAGTGGCGGCCTGGTTTGTCTAAGCAATTTGCTCGTCAGATGCTAGTTGGGTGTTGCTTAGATCGTGGGGGTGGGATTGGGTTTAGACACAGAGGTCACAGGCTCAGTCCCTTttgtaaaatgagaaaaatatagCCTTTTTGACTAAGGAAAAGGAAGAATTCACTTGGGAATGAGAATGGTATGCTCTCTTTCTATCTGTTCTTGACTTCCTCTATGTtccattaaatttttgttttacttgTTGAACAGGTTGTCCTTGCTGCTTCCATTGTGAGTAAATCTGGCAAAGGTGAGTTCTCTCCATGACCTTTTTTCATTTGAAAGAACAGTTGTATTCTTCCTTTTCAGTAATCTGAGCCTGAAACACAGGCTATATGGTTTTAGGAAATATTAGATATAAATTCCAAGAAGGGTAGCTGCTTTCCAGCAGCATATACATTAGTTTGACATGTGGGGAATCTACTGTCAAAGTTATATCTTTAGATTTGTTTGTGGCTCCTGATGTTGAGATAACCAAGTAACTAAATATGCCGTATACTACTGCTAGCATGGCTAAAATTGGGATACAtgatgtgtatttttttctcgATGTTTTCTTTATCTGTACAATCTATCTTCTGATCACTCTCTGCCAGAAACATAAATTATAGAATTATGAAATCCTTTTCCTACTTCAATAACTCAATCTGTTAGCTGTGCATGATTCTTAATATGATATCTTATTAATTGCCATtacttaattttgttaaattcaaaattcatttttagtttGTACAGAAAAGCTTAATCTTGAATCGCTTAATGTTGAATTTGGTGGTACCTAAGCCAAATGGATTCAACACCTATGCTCTTATACCAACAAACCTTATGTGTTGTTTCCAGTTCTAGTTTCTAGACAGTTTGTGGACATGTCTCGTATCAGAATTGAGGGACTTCTAGCAGCATTTCCCAAGTTAATAGGCACTGGAAAGCAACACACATATGTTGAGACGGAGAATGTGCGCTATGTTTACCAGCCAATGGAAGCTCTATACCTGCTTCTTGTAACAAACAAACATAGCAACATACTGGAAGACTTGGCAACTCTGAGACTTCTCTCCAAACTTGTAtccttttttttatgctttatgtttaatgtattatgttattaactcaatttcttttcaattaCTTGGTTTTGTCTTTAACTCGGTGAGACTTGCTGGCCTGAATCTAGATTTTGTTCTGTGCCTTTGTCTACTCACTTTGCTGTCATTTTGGTTTTTCCGAGTTTTAACGATACAATCATTCTATGTAGGTTTCTCTTAAACATGGCatttaatatattgatttttattggAAGGTTCAGGATGATTTAGGATTGATCAATTGGTTTGTACTGGGAACTTATTTTAGCTTTATTGGTCAGTTTTAGAgccatttaataaaatttttagtaaaataccGTGCTTATATTTATAAGTAGTTCATTCCTTAATACATTTAGGTTCCCGAATATTCTTACTCCCTTGATGAAGAGGATATTTGCCAAAATGCATTTGAGTTGATTTTTGCATTTGATGAAGTCATCTCTCTTGGGCACACGGAAAATGTGACTGTTGCACAAGTTAAGCAATACTGTGAGATGGAAAGTCATGAAGAGAAACTGCACAAGCTGGTTATGCAGAGCAAAATCAATGATACTAAGGATGTTATGAAGCGGAAAGCTAGTGAGATTGATAAAAGCAAGGTATGAATGGAGGGACTATGTGTttcattgttttatattcaaaatTCTGGGAGTGTgcattatttattcaaattaatgcATGTATTCTACAGATTGAAAAGAACAGAGGTGATAAAGGGGGATTTGGTCCTTTACAGTCACTAGGCTctggaaaaattgaaaatagctTTAGTGATTTGAGCATATCTAGCAGCGGAACTGGTTTTGCAAGTGGCTCTGGTTTTGGATTGAATTCTGATGTTGATTCCTTTTCTACCAAGTCTAAAGGTTGGTTTTCATGGATTTTTGTGAATTCTTCTAGAATGCTTCTAAATGTAATGACTTAAAAGGGCATTGAAACATGCTGTATCCTGGCTGTGGTTTATTCTATGTCCAAATTAATCCATTGCTAAATGAAGAGTGGCCTTTTCATTTATGTACTCCTGTATTCTCTTCCCTAGGTCGTCCAACTTCATCTGCCACTGCTCCACCAAAAGGTATTGGAATGAAGCTTGGTAAATCTCAAAGGACAAATCAGTTTTTGGAATCATTGAAAGCAGAAGGTGAGGTCATTCTTGAACATGTTCAGCCAAAACTTGGCCTGCCTCAGGCAGCTGCCCTACCATCAACAGATCCCATTTCTTTAACTGTTGAAGAGAAACTAAATGTGACACTAAAACGAGATGGTGGAGTCAGTAATTTTGATGTTCAAGGCACATTGTCTCTCCAAATTCTTGACAAAGAGGATGGACATATTCAAGTTCAGGTATCACATTATCTCTCTCTACCTTGATGTGTGTGTCCACTGAGCTTCTGGTTTGCATAACCTGAGTAGTTTTTTGAAtaattggtttttctttttttaaaacaa
Above is a window of Glycine soja cultivar W05 chromosome 12, ASM419377v2, whole genome shotgun sequence DNA encoding:
- the LOC114380145 gene encoding coatomer subunit delta-like, with the translated sequence MVVLAASIVSKSGKVLVSRQFVDMSRIRIEGLLAAFPKLIGTGKQHTYVETENVRYVYQPMEALYLLLVTNKHSNILEDLATLRLLSKLVPEYSYSLDEEDICQNAFELIFAFDEVISLGHTENVTVAQVKQYCEMESHEEKLHKLVMQSKINDTKDVMKRKASEIDKSKIEKNRGDKGGFGPLQSLGSGKIENSFSDLSISSSGTGFASGSGFGLNSDVDSFSTKSKGRPTSSATAPPKGIGMKLGKSQRTNQFLESLKAEGEVILEHVQPKLGLPQAAALPSTDPISLTVEEKLNVTLKRDGGVSNFDVQGTLSLQILDKEDGHIQVQVQTGENQAIIFKTHPNMNKDLFANENILGLKDPNRPFPTGQAGGSEGVGLLKWRMQSTDESMVPLTINCWPSSSGNETYVSIEYEALSLFDLQNVVISVPLPALRDAPSVKQIDGEWRYDSRNSFLEWSVLLIDNSNRSGSMEFVVPQAEPSAFFPISVRFIATETFSDLKVTNVIPLNGGNPPKYSQRTQLITENYQIV